A section of the Primulina eburnea isolate SZY01 chromosome 1, ASM2296580v1, whole genome shotgun sequence genome encodes:
- the LOC140827316 gene encoding uncharacterized protein, giving the protein MSSLSFGTTYRSLDDKCTVIVNLKPDFRNCLSKCWFLKKLQDNKSLFLLTKRRRPLILILWEEYLQTEALFLTQNVHTLPVILGMQLSVNTFYGLSIGTVPNSTILLDPPIQRTNLLKR; this is encoded by the exons GTCATTAGACGACAAATGTACAGTCATTGTAAATCTAAAACCAGATTTCCGTAACTGTTTGTCAAAGTGTTGGTTTCTGAAAAAACTCCAAGACAACAAAAGCTTGTTTTTGTTGACAAAGAG ACGTAGACCATTAATTCTCATTTTATGGGAAGAATATCTCCAAACCGAAGCACTTTTTTTGACTCAAAATGTTCACACTCTGCCTGTGATCTTAGGGATGCAACTTTCTGTCAACACATTTTACG GGTTATCAATTGGTACAGTACCAAATAGCACCATTCTGCTTGACCCTCCAATACAACGGACTAACCTCCTAAAACGATGA